The region AAGCGCCCACACCAGATCTCCACCAATGCCAACGGTTCTTCGTTGCTGTAATCCTTTGCTTTCTGGATTTACCCGCTTTAAGAGTTCAGCATCGGCAACGGATTTAACCACCCGCTGGGCTTCGCGTTTAAACGCATCCAGGTTGAGGGCGCGCTTGCCGTCGATCTGTGCCACCAGTGAATTAATGCCGACCGGTACGTTGATGCCATGAAAAGTTTTGGCACCCATCGGTGTAGCCTGATCAAAATAGCCCCCCAGTGTACTATTGCCGCCAATATCCAGGGCCGAAGTCGTTGGCCACACTTTACGGGGAATAGCCCCAATGGTAAATAATTCAGCTTCTCGACTGGCTGTCAGGGAAGTGTCAATTTTTAGATTGCTGTTCGGTAATACACGCGACAACTGATCGTAGAGTTTTCGCTGGCTAGCCGGGTTTTTGGCAAGCTCTTCACGAACGTCGTTGCTCAGCACGATAAAAATCCGTCCGTTAGGAATGTTATACCGCTGTACAGAATCCAGACAAATCCTCAGCGCGTCCTGTTCCGGTTTGTAGGTTGACGAAGCATCTGCAACGAAGGTGACCCCTGGATTGGCAATATCGACCGTTGTTTTGATGTCTTTCTCGTAAAAGTCGGTTTCGTACCGCGTTTTGAGAATGGCGAGTTTAATCGTAGACGTACCAATCTGGATACCGGCGTATAGATTCTTGTTCGAGAGGTTGCGGACAATCTCATTAACGCCCCAGGCACTGGCTACGTATTTCAGTTTTAAATACTGGCTTCGTGCCCGCTCCAGATATTGTAAGGCCGTCGCTGTGTCGCGCAGATCGCTGTACGAAAGGCCCAGCGATTCATTAGTAACCGCTTCCCAGTAAAAATTTGTGGTACGCACCGCTGGCAGTGCACGTTTCAGCAAACTAATCGACTCATCCGATTTGTCGACGGCCCTGAGCGTACTGGCCAGTTTGATGTATCGAATCGCCTGGGTAAGATTTTGCGCGGGCTGAGCGAGTCCTACCGTCGACCAGAAGCCAAAGATCAGGACAAATGAAGTAAGTCGTTTCATAAGCAGGGCAACTATAAAAAGGTTATTGCCACACGTACGTAGTAGACCAGGAATTAGACTTATAGGTTAGGTCGAAAATGAGTTTGCGGCCCAAAGGACACTTGAAAGGGCCATTATTAAAACAATATAATGGATTCTAGGGTTGATTGGGCGCTTTACTCAGTGAGTCTTTTTTGGGCGCTGCTGGCCGCCAGCCGCCAATTTCCTTTTGCATGGCCTCCTTCTTTGACTGATACAGGTTCCATTGTTCTGGCGTAAGGATTGGCTTCAACTTTTCTTCCTTTTCTTCGTTAAACATCATCATCACATCCCGCACCTGCTTGATGGCCTCGGGCGAAGGTCGGCCACCACCCGTTCCAATAATGTCTTTAATGGCATCTTGTTGTTGGCTGGCGTACTCATTGTTCAGTTGTTTGACCGCTTTTGCCTGGTCTTTGCTCAGGTCCAGATTTTCTTTCAGCCATTTCGTTTCTTTCATGGCCATGTCGCCTGCAATGTTCGGCACCGAAGCACGTGGTGGGCTGCTGGGCATATTTTGACTCATGCCGCCCATCCGGCCACCATACCCGCCGTACCCCCCACCATATCCGCCATATTGGCTAAAAGCATGGAGACTGATAAGTAGGAAAAGGCTACAAAAAAGCGATGTTAGTTTAATCATGACAGTTACAGTAAATAAATGAGTTGCCGTCTGGTTTTGGATTCGGATATACAGCGTTTAGCACACAAAAATACGGTAAGTTATTGGGCTTTCAGATGCAGTAAATCACTAAACTTTTTTACTGAACCTGCCGTTGTCAACGTGTATGGAAATGCTCGAAAAAATCCGCAAAGCGTACACCGAGTACGTATTAGAAAACGGTAAACAACCCACCTCAGTCTTTCAGTTTGCCAAAAAATTAAAACTCACTGAAGCTGACTTCTACACCCACTACACATCCTTCGACGCCATCGAAGCGGATGTCTGGCTTGCTTTCTTCACCGATGCTAAAGCGACTGTCGATGCCGATGAAACGTACCAGAGCTACTCTGTTCGGGAGAAACTCCTGGCGTTTTATTATACCTGGATCGAATTGCTGAAAGCCCAGCGCAGTTTCGTCGTGTACAGCTACGGCCGTCTGCGAGCCGAAAGCAAAGGGCAGGGCCTTCGGGGAATGACGCCGAAAGCACCGGTTCTGAACGCATTCAAGGACGAGTTCTTCGATTTCGCCCGCGATTTGCTGGCTGAAGGCCGGGAGAGTAAAGAGGTCGAACCACGCCCGTTCATCACAGACCGCTACCCGAATGCGCTCTGGGGGCAAACGCTGTACCTGCTCGATTTCTGGGTGCGCGACGTGAGCAAGAACTTCGAGAAAACGGACTCGGCCATCGAGAAGTCAGTCAACACGACCTTCGACCTGATCGGGCGGTCGCCGTTGGATACGCTATTCGACTTCGCCAAGTTTATGTACCAAAATAAATGAGCGATCGGGTGAAAGAGAGAATGAGTTTGCAGTCGAAAAAGCACTCGTTCACCCGTTCACCCGTTTGCCCTTTCACCCTTTCGTTCATCACAAATGAAAATCCAGACATCCGTTCCAACAGGAAAAGTTGCGCGTGCCAGTCAGTTTATGAAGGCTGGGGTAAAAGTTGGCGGTAACTATATCAAGCATTATAGTAAGAAGCTGATGGACCCCAGTTTGTCGAAAGATGAACTTCACAAGGATAATGCGGCCGATATTTACGACGCCCTCAGTGAGTTGAAGGGATCGGCTCTTAAAATGGCTCAGATGCTGAGCATGGACCGGGGACTGTTGCCAGTAGCGTATTCCGATAAGTTTACTATGGCCCAGTACTCGGCCCCGCCCTTGTCGGGACCGCTGGTAGTGAAGACGTTTAAAACGTACTTTGGCAAAACACCCGCTCAACTGTTCGATAAGTTCAGCATCGAGGCCGTGAATGCCGCCAGTATTGGTCAGGTGCATCAGGCCTGGAAGGATGGTCGGAAACTGGCCGTAAAAGTACAGTACCCCGGTGTTGCCGATGCGGTAAGCTCCGATTTGAAGATCGCCAAACCATTGGCCGTCCGGCTCTTAAATTTGAACGAACGCGACATTGACCGGTACATGGGCGAAGTAGAGTCCAAACTGCTGGAAGAAACGGATTACGAACTCGAACTGAAGCGGTCCATCGAAATTTCGGAAGCCTGTGCCCACATTTCCGGTCTGGTTTTCCCTAAATACTACCCTGAGTTATCGTCAAAGCGGATTTTGACGATGGACTGGCTCGATGGTCTTCACCTGAAGGAGTTCATGAAAACGAACCCGTCGCAGGATGTTCGCGACCAGATTGGGCAGGCGTTGTGGGACTTTTATGACTTTCAAATACACACCCTGCGGCAGGTGCATGCCGACCCACACCCCGGTAATTTCCTCATGCGCGCCAATGGCACCATGGGCGTCATCGACTTCGGCTGTGTGAAAGTCATCCCTGACTTTTACTACGATAACTACTTCCGGCTCGTTAACCCCGATACCCTGGACGATGCGGCCCTGACGGAAGAAATTTTCGAGAATTTGGAATTTATCACGGATGAGGATTCGCCCAAAGAGCGGCAGTTCTTCTCCGATCTGTTTAAAGATATGACCCGAATGCTGGCCGAGCCATTTGCTGTCGATAGTTTCGACTTTGGGGACGATGCCTACTTTAACAAAGTTTATGCGTTTGCCGAAGGGCTGGCAAATGTGCAGGAATTAAAAAACTCGAAAGTGGCCCGTGGCTCGCAGGATGGCCTGTACGTAAACCGGACGTACTATGGTCTCTACGCCATGCTGAATGAGTTGAAAGCCCGCATCGTAACGACGAAACCCGAATGGCTGCGGTCGGCGAAAGAGGTTGCCTGACGAGTTTAGGAAAACGGTTTTTCGTTTATAAATATAGCCCACGGGTTAACCCGTGGGCTGTTGTATTTTAGTTCGGCTAGCTCGCAGCCGACTGGTAGATCCGCTCAACGATTTCCTGCAAAATAGCGCCCTGTTCTGCCGTACAGACATTAGACGGTTTACCCCGGCAGGCGTCCAGGAAAGCCGCTGTATTTTTAAGCTGGATATCTGTCTCTTCAAGATACGGAAACTGAATATCGGCCAGCTCACCCGCTACTTCGGTATGCAGCACGAAGGGGAAAAGCTTCACCCCGCCTTTGCTGCCGAAGATTTCCAGGTTTCGGTCTTTATCAGTCTGCGTATTTAGCGCAAACGAGGCCGAGAGCATGATTGACGATTTGTTAGGAAATGAGAGGTAAGCCGTAGCGGCATCTTCGACCTCGAACGTTTGGGGGTCCCAACTGCCCATTAGTCCTTTGCCACCCGCTTTTCCGATGAAATCATAGGTATTGCCCGACACCTGATCGGGGGTGGGGTAGCCAAGAGCGCAAAGGGCCAGATCGAGCACGTGGACGCCTAAATCCATAAGTGCCCCACCGCCCTGCATGGCCTTATTGGTGAAATACCCCCAGCCCGGAATACCCCGGCGACGCAGGAAGTGGGCTTTTATGTGGTAAATGTCGCCCAGCAGGCCATCTTCCTGGCAGCGCGTCAGGAGGGTCCATTCGCTCGTTTGCCGGAGTTGGAAATTATACGCTAGCACCCGCCCTTTCGCAGCGGCCAGATTTGCCATGTCGCGGGCATTCTGACCCGAAATGGCGGGCGGCTTCTCGCAGAAAACGTGGCAGTTGTGTTCCAGCGCTTCCATCGTTTGCGGGTAATGGAGGTTGTTGGGCGTGCAGATTACCACCACATCCGGCGAACACTGTCTGTATAGCTCACCGGTGTTATCGAACGCGTGTTCAATCCCATGTTTGTCGGCAAGGGCGCGGGCTTTGGTCTGGTCGCGGCTGCAAACGGCCACCAGCTCGACTTGTTCGGATAACTGGCTAAGCGCGGGGATGTGGTTTTTATCGGCAATATTGCCCCCGCCAATAATGGCAGCTCGTAGTCGGGTCATAGAAAACGGGTAAGGAGTAAATCAATTCGGCCGCCAACTTACTCACTTAGCGAGGATACACAATAACGACAAATGAAGATTTTACTGGCTCCCGATAAATTCAAAGGTTCCTTAACGGCGTCGGCCGTTTGCGCTGCCATGGCCGACGGTATCCGGCTGGTCTTACCAACCGCCGAGCTGATTTCTGTACCCATGGCCGACGGGGGAGAGGGTACCGCCGAGGTGTTGACGGAGGGCACTGCCGGAGGCTGGCACACCTTGACCGTTCAGGACCCACTTGGGCGGCCGGTCGAAGCGGGGTATGGTATCTCGGGTGATGGTAAAACGGCCTTTATCGAAATGGCACAGGCATCGGGTCTGCGGTTGTTAAAAATGGCGGAATATGATCCGTTCCAAGCCAATACCTACGGGACGGGTGAGTTGCTTGCGGAGGCTATAAAACAGGGTGTTGAGCGGATTGTGCTGGGTATTGGCGGAAGTGCCACCAACGATGCCGGCACGGGAATGGCATCGGCTCTTGGCTGGCGTTTTCTGGATGAAACGGGACACGAACTTCGGCCCTGTGGCGGTAATCTGGCGCAAATAACGACGATTATCCCGCCGGAATCGGCCTGGGTCGGGTCTGTAGACGTAGCCTGTGATGTAACGAACCCACTTGTCGGGCCGCAGGGGGCTACCTACATCTACGGCCCGCAAAAAGGAGCCAAACCGGAAGATTTGCCCATTCTGGATGCGGGCATGAAACACCTGGCCGGGTTAATTCATCAGCAGTTTGGCGTGGATTTGGCCGCGATGCCGGGAGCCGGTGCCGCCGGTGGCCTGGGGGCCGGTGCCGTTTTGTTCCTCAAGGGTCAACTGATTGAGGGCGTCAACTTATTGATGCAGCAGACAAAATTAGCCGTAAAGATGGCCGGTGCCGATCTGATTCTTACCGGCGAAGGGCGAATTGATCACCAGACCCTGCAAGGCAAACTCATTGCGGGCATCACCCGGCTGGCCAATGAACAGCACATTCCGGTAATTGCCCTGTGTGGTTCGCTGCAACTCGCCCCCGAAGAACTGGGTCAACTGGGGCTAGTCAGTGCCTTTTCCATCGTTCCTGGTCCGGTTAATTTGGATGACGCTCTGGTCAATGCGGCTGATTATTTAAAACGAACTACGGCTCAGGTAATGCGGTTGATGGTATAGGAGTGGTCGGCTTCACGTTCGATTTAGCCTCTATGCTCCGTATCTTTACAGAATGTTACCAACCACCGATAAACCTGTTTTGACTACTGACGTTAGTACGGCTCCGTCTGTCAAGCCGCGCTTTGATGATATTTTCATGGATCTGGCCGTTAATCTGGCCAAACGCTCGCATTGCATCAAGGCGCAGGTAGGAGCGGTGCTGACCCGCGACACCCGCATTATCTCCATTGGCTACAATGGTCCTCCTGCGGGTACGCACAACTGCGACGAGGAATTTCCCGGCGTTGGGTGCCCCCGCGATTCAAAAGGGTCCTGTTCACTGGCACTTCATGCCGAGCAGAATGCCATTCTCTATGCCGCCAAAAATGGCTCAGAGATCGAAGGGTCTACGATATACGTAACCCTGTCGCCCTGCATTGCCTGCGCCCGGATTATCTACAGCATGAAAATTGCCCGAGTCGTTTTCCTAAATTCCTACGCCGAATACAAGGGAATCCCTTCCGACGAGGGCGTTGATTTTCTGCGTCGGTTTGGCGTAACGGTCGAACGGTATGTGTCCAGTTCAGGGGCCAGTGTCGGGGCTGATTTGCCCATTACTCAACCAACGCCATGAATATACTGGCGCATGGGTATTTATCAGGACCCCGCTCTTCTGACCAGTATACGGGGTTGCTCGTCGGTAATTTCATTGGTGATTTTATTAAAGGCGACCCCGCAAGTCCACGGCATAACCTGCTTGCCGACGAGATTACGGGCGTCCGCGTTCACCGCGCCATCGACTCCTTCACCGATGCTCATCCCGAGGTGGCTGCCGTGCGCGATTTACTCCATCCGCGCTGTCATAAGTATGCTGGAGCGGCTGTCGACATCTTTTTTGACCACTTTCTGGCCATTAATTTCACGCAGCTCACCGGCGAATCACTGCCTGAATTTATCGGTAGGTTTTATCAGACCCTTCAGGAGAATACGGCTCGTCTGCCAACGGGGGCTGCCCGCATGGCCGAGTACATGATCCGGCAGGACTGGCTGACCAATTACCAGTATACGGAAGGGGTCGATCGCTCCCTGAAAGGTGTCTCCCGCCGAACGGCTTTCCCGTCGGGTCTGGATACCGCCATTGAGGATTTAGAGCGCTATTACGAGGAGATTGCAAGACATTTCAGCTATTTTTGGCCTAGCCTGGTCGGTCACATTCAACAGGTACGTACAACATTGACCTTATTCTCATGACTCAGAAACGAATTATCTCATCACTGCTTGGCATCCTTGTTATCCTTGGTCTCGTACTAGCCCAGACAGGCTGGAACAAAGCCGAACCCTGGCGCCCCGACCAGCTACTCGAACCGGCCGATCTGGCCGAAACAATCAACACGCCCGGCGCTGCCAAGCCACTCATTATCAGCGTTGGTCCAGCCGCTACGATTAAGTCATCCATTGGCGTTGGCCCAGGCAGTGAAGCCGAGAATCTGGCAAAATTGGAAAAACTGCTTAGCAAAGAGCCTAAAAACCGGGAAATCGTTATTTACTGCGGGTGCTGCCCATTTAAGAACTGCCCCAATGTGCGTCCGGCCTTTACAAAGCTCAATGAACTGGGTTTCAAAAACCACAAACTGTTGAATCTGGCTAAAAATCTTAAAACCGATTGGTTGGATAAAGGGTATCCGGCCGTGGAGTAGATCATTTGATGCCCAACCCGTGCCGTGCCCGTTGCCTGTCATAAACACTGACAGGCAACGGGCTTTTTATCGCCTGCTCGGCATAGGCTGTGACTATACGCAACGT is a window of Spirosoma linguale DSM 74 DNA encoding:
- a CDS encoding protein of unknown function DUF479 (PFAM: protein of unknown function DUF479~KEGG: avn:Avin_37780 hypothetical protein), which produces MNILAHGYLSGPRSSDQYTGLLVGNFIGDFIKGDPASPRHNLLADEITGVRVHRAIDSFTDAHPEVAAVRDLLHPRCHKYAGAAVDIFFDHFLAINFTQLTGESLPEFIGRFYQTLQENTARLPTGAARMAEYMIRQDWLTNYQYTEGVDRSLKGVSRRTAFPSGLDTAIEDLERYYEEIARHFSYFWPSLVGHIQQVRTTLTLFS
- a CDS encoding ABC-1 domain protein (PFAM: ABC-1 domain protein~KEGG: sde:Sde_3886 unusual protein kinase-like), producing the protein MKIQTSVPTGKVARASQFMKAGVKVGGNYIKHYSKKLMDPSLSKDELHKDNAADIYDALSELKGSALKMAQMLSMDRGLLPVAYSDKFTMAQYSAPPLSGPLVVKTFKTYFGKTPAQLFDKFSIEAVNAASIGQVHQAWKDGRKLAVKVQYPGVADAVSSDLKIAKPLAVRLLNLNERDIDRYMGEVESKLLEETDYELELKRSIEISEACAHISGLVFPKYYPELSSKRILTMDWLDGLHLKEFMKTNPSQDVRDQIGQALWDFYDFQIHTLRQVHADPHPGNFLMRANGTMGVIDFGCVKVIPDFYYDNYFRLVNPDTLDDAALTEEIFENLEFITDEDSPKERQFFSDLFKDMTRMLAEPFAVDSFDFGDDAYFNKVYAFAEGLANVQELKNSKVARGSQDGLYVNRTYYGLYAMLNELKARIVTTKPEWLRSAKEVA
- a CDS encoding hypothetical protein (KEGG: sde:Sde_3885 TetR family transcriptional regulator), which translates into the protein MEMLEKIRKAYTEYVLENGKQPTSVFQFAKKLKLTEADFYTHYTSFDAIEADVWLAFFTDAKATVDADETYQSYSVREKLLAFYYTWIELLKAQRSFVVYSYGRLRAESKGQGLRGMTPKAPVLNAFKDEFFDFARDLLAEGRESKEVEPRPFITDRYPNALWGQTLYLLDFWVRDVSKNFEKTDSAIEKSVNTTFDLIGRSPLDTLFDFAKFMYQNK
- a CDS encoding hypothetical protein (KEGG: mca:MCA0315 hypothetical protein), with translation MIKLTSLFCSLFLLISLHAFSQYGGYGGGYGGYGGRMGGMSQNMPSSPPRASVPNIAGDMAMKETKWLKENLDLSKDQAKAVKQLNNEYASQQQDAIKDIIGTGGGRPSPEAIKQVRDVMMMFNEEKEEKLKPILTPEQWNLYQSKKEAMQKEIGGWRPAAPKKDSLSKAPNQP
- a CDS encoding glycerate kinase (KEGG: glo:Glov_2685 glycerate kinase~TIGRFAM: glycerate kinase~PFAM: glycerate kinase); translation: MKILLAPDKFKGSLTASAVCAAMADGIRLVLPTAELISVPMADGGEGTAEVLTEGTAGGWHTLTVQDPLGRPVEAGYGISGDGKTAFIEMAQASGLRLLKMAEYDPFQANTYGTGELLAEAIKQGVERIVLGIGGSATNDAGTGMASALGWRFLDETGHELRPCGGNLAQITTIIPPESAWVGSVDVACDVTNPLVGPQGATYIYGPQKGAKPEDLPILDAGMKHLAGLIHQQFGVDLAAMPGAGAAGGLGAGAVLFLKGQLIEGVNLLMQQTKLAVKMAGADLILTGEGRIDHQTLQGKLIAGITRLANEQHIPVIALCGSLQLAPEELGQLGLVSAFSIVPGPVNLDDALVNAADYLKRTTAQVMRLMV
- a CDS encoding CMP/dCMP deaminase zinc-binding protein (PFAM: CMP/dCMP deaminase zinc-binding~KEGG: gbm:Gbem_3026 CMP/dCMP deaminase zinc-binding), whose amino-acid sequence is MLPTTDKPVLTTDVSTAPSVKPRFDDIFMDLAVNLAKRSHCIKAQVGAVLTRDTRIISIGYNGPPAGTHNCDEEFPGVGCPRDSKGSCSLALHAEQNAILYAAKNGSEIEGSTIYVTLSPCIACARIIYSMKIARVVFLNSYAEYKGIPSDEGVDFLRRFGVTVERYVSSSGASVGADLPITQPTP
- a CDS encoding hypothetical protein (KEGG: ITIH5; inter-alpha (globulin) inhibitor H5) codes for the protein MKRLTSFVLIFGFWSTVGLAQPAQNLTQAIRYIKLASTLRAVDKSDESISLLKRALPAVRTTNFYWEAVTNESLGLSYSDLRDTATALQYLERARSQYLKLKYVASAWGVNEIVRNLSNKNLYAGIQIGTSTIKLAILKTRYETDFYEKDIKTTVDIANPGVTFVADASSTYKPEQDALRICLDSVQRYNIPNGRIFIVLSNDVREELAKNPASQRKLYDQLSRVLPNSNLKIDTSLTASREAELFTIGAIPRKVWPTTSALDIGGNSTLGGYFDQATPMGAKTFHGINVPVGINSLVAQIDGKRALNLDAFKREAQRVVKSVADAELLKRVNPESKGLQQRRTVGIGGDLVWALISYLHPEKAGVTAVAITPDDVERFKKLALSDYRELTKPDLSGIANPTIRAQAEQDISTVQNLLNEKQIVVGALWLESIMKVYSTASTPRRFVFVRNADVGWVTGKFLETINYEYESTIAKGSLYTR
- a CDS encoding oxidoreductase domain protein (PFAM: oxidoreductase domain protein; Semialdehyde dehydrogenase NAD - binding; Oxidoreductase domain~KEGG: ecy:ECSE_1367 putative dehydrogenase), which translates into the protein MTRLRAAIIGGGNIADKNHIPALSQLSEQVELVAVCSRDQTKARALADKHGIEHAFDNTGELYRQCSPDVVVICTPNNLHYPQTMEALEHNCHVFCEKPPAISGQNARDMANLAAAKGRVLAYNFQLRQTSEWTLLTRCQEDGLLGDIYHIKAHFLRRRGIPGWGYFTNKAMQGGGALMDLGVHVLDLALCALGYPTPDQVSGNTYDFIGKAGGKGLMGSWDPQTFEVEDAATAYLSFPNKSSIMLSASFALNTQTDKDRNLEIFGSKGGVKLFPFVLHTEVAGELADIQFPYLEETDIQLKNTAAFLDACRGKPSNVCTAEQGAILQEIVERIYQSAAS